One genomic region from Stackebrandtia nassauensis DSM 44728 encodes:
- a CDS encoding WD40 repeat domain-containing protein — MDVNDEAGQSGGAKKPDAALTRAGFPVPPSTATAAQAETLLRAADWKTFATARDLVPLRAALAAVEDREGVTGAHRYATEQLRHRGALLRHPDGHQHELSSHALSPDGEYLAVGSWIGDDYERGGSIQIWELATGRCVNMLDGIFGGQGWHAYRHTLQWSADGRVLAAEFNTNMVGKWNPFAGRAHPPKADVALAGINGANRPVGFALHPDGTGIFLHHGDWDASPGTGVWGCLAPLRRSNFSNDFRDADPVWMNTPDPQLFASLNGAAISPDVSWFSADGTRIWGFGEWWWPEDVPQRQSGAFSIDVTTRQLAWFVDSAFGRLSDYDRMAVSPDETVVVLNHGETLAFLDAATGQQIAEAPTPFETPQLVWGRGEYGSRLAVIDATGRGGVRIFDGMRLHHEVRLKAKPWNYDCPDGFAWAWSPDGERAACLTAEGRVAVIDLFDAPHTITVLDAPEDAHCLWWGAGDVLVMGGTSSLRFHDLNTRRVLSDFRFGREVPKQRPLWHDTEDLGQVFRPNPTFALDAERWAVALPEGVVIAPEANQSTLDDHLAWAVDRRHSWPYRWGEATLVDDVASCFDILTSSRELLEPLRNQVAGSVAPTEWPPPDTATIDDLYDVMVETVLSFDGGWTPHVADAIRHAAKQRARAGQPEAAESLIALIPPDADTDHLRAQAEVGLILAATGEPGFARRLLADAARNASDLHEYHVSFVGAALGAGLTILGDPAAQGWIDRAIAAIDPNPNPWQHRISVCWALLEAGLEDQARRLWTQGEPGSPFYRSSWLAHLIRIGRDDLVREFALAPNRPWPDNFYAWTVFTDTGRPDLLREFFAEQDRDIRESEQRSLDEAEANAATDRPNAADLAELRDRYEQLRRTPLAQRREDTKRLAWRAAACHHYSAVLDLLRLLPMERDFNDRAATAERALWIALTGVDGDPW, encoded by the coding sequence ATGGACGTCAACGACGAGGCCGGACAGTCAGGCGGGGCGAAGAAACCGGACGCCGCACTCACGCGCGCGGGCTTCCCGGTACCGCCGAGCACCGCTACCGCCGCCCAGGCCGAGACGCTGCTGCGCGCCGCCGACTGGAAGACCTTCGCCACCGCACGCGACCTGGTGCCGCTGCGGGCCGCGCTGGCGGCCGTCGAGGACCGCGAGGGTGTCACCGGCGCCCACCGGTACGCGACCGAACAGCTGCGGCACCGCGGCGCACTGCTGCGCCACCCCGACGGCCACCAGCATGAACTGTCCAGCCACGCGCTCAGCCCCGACGGGGAGTATCTGGCGGTGGGCAGCTGGATCGGCGACGACTACGAGCGCGGCGGCAGCATCCAGATCTGGGAGCTGGCCACCGGCCGCTGCGTCAACATGCTGGACGGCATCTTCGGCGGCCAGGGCTGGCACGCCTACCGGCACACCCTGCAATGGTCGGCCGACGGCCGTGTGCTGGCCGCGGAGTTCAACACCAACATGGTCGGCAAGTGGAACCCGTTCGCGGGCCGGGCGCACCCGCCGAAGGCCGACGTGGCGCTGGCCGGTATCAACGGCGCCAACCGTCCGGTGGGATTCGCGTTGCACCCCGACGGCACCGGGATCTTCCTCCACCACGGTGACTGGGACGCGAGCCCCGGCACCGGCGTGTGGGGCTGCCTGGCGCCCTTGCGACGCAGCAACTTCAGCAACGACTTTCGCGACGCCGACCCGGTGTGGATGAACACGCCCGACCCGCAGCTGTTCGCGTCGCTGAACGGCGCGGCCATCAGCCCGGACGTGTCGTGGTTCTCCGCCGACGGCACCCGGATCTGGGGCTTCGGCGAATGGTGGTGGCCCGAAGACGTGCCGCAGCGGCAATCCGGGGCGTTCAGCATCGATGTCACGACCCGTCAGCTGGCCTGGTTCGTCGACTCCGCCTTCGGCCGCCTCAGCGACTACGACCGGATGGCCGTCAGCCCGGACGAGACCGTGGTCGTGCTCAATCACGGTGAGACGCTGGCGTTCCTCGACGCGGCCACCGGCCAGCAGATCGCCGAGGCGCCCACGCCTTTCGAGACACCGCAACTGGTGTGGGGTCGGGGCGAGTACGGGTCCCGGCTGGCGGTGATCGACGCGACGGGGCGCGGCGGCGTCCGGATCTTCGACGGCATGCGGCTCCACCACGAAGTCCGGCTGAAAGCGAAACCCTGGAACTATGACTGCCCGGACGGTTTCGCCTGGGCCTGGTCGCCCGACGGCGAGCGCGCCGCCTGCCTCACCGCCGAGGGCCGCGTCGCGGTCATCGACCTGTTCGACGCGCCCCACACCATCACCGTCCTGGACGCACCCGAGGACGCGCACTGCCTGTGGTGGGGCGCGGGCGACGTCCTGGTCATGGGCGGGACCAGCAGTCTGCGGTTCCACGACCTGAACACCCGGCGCGTCCTGAGCGACTTCCGGTTCGGCCGCGAAGTCCCCAAACAGCGTCCGCTGTGGCATGACACCGAGGACCTGGGACAGGTGTTCCGCCCCAATCCGACCTTCGCGCTGGACGCCGAACGGTGGGCGGTCGCGCTGCCCGAGGGTGTCGTCATCGCCCCCGAAGCCAACCAGTCCACACTCGACGACCACCTGGCCTGGGCCGTGGACCGCCGCCACTCCTGGCCGTACCGCTGGGGCGAGGCGACACTCGTCGACGACGTTGCCTCCTGTTTCGACATCCTGACGTCCTCGCGAGAACTGTTGGAGCCGTTGCGAAACCAGGTCGCCGGATCCGTCGCCCCGACCGAATGGCCGCCGCCCGACACCGCCACGATCGACGACCTCTACGACGTCATGGTCGAAACGGTGCTCTCCTTCGACGGCGGCTGGACCCCGCACGTGGCCGACGCGATCCGCCACGCCGCCAAACAGCGCGCCCGCGCCGGTCAACCCGAGGCGGCCGAATCCCTCATCGCGCTGATCCCACCCGACGCCGACACCGACCACCTGCGCGCCCAGGCTGAGGTCGGGCTGATCCTGGCGGCGACCGGCGAACCCGGCTTCGCCCGCAGGCTGCTGGCCGACGCGGCCCGTAACGCGTCCGACCTGCACGAATACCACGTCTCGTTCGTCGGCGCGGCGCTCGGCGCTGGACTGACCATCCTCGGCGACCCCGCCGCCCAGGGCTGGATCGACCGCGCGATCGCCGCCATCGATCCGAATCCGAACCCGTGGCAGCATCGCATCTCGGTGTGCTGGGCACTGCTGGAGGCCGGTCTGGAGGACCAGGCGCGTCGACTGTGGACCCAGGGCGAACCCGGCAGCCCGTTCTACCGGTCGAGCTGGCTGGCGCACCTGATCCGCATCGGCCGCGACGACCTGGTCCGGGAGTTCGCCCTGGCACCGAACCGGCCCTGGCCCGACAACTTCTACGCCTGGACCGTCTTCACCGACACCGGCCGCCCCGACCTGCTGCGCGAGTTCTTCGCCGAACAGGACCGCGACATCAGGGAGTCCGAACAGCGAAGCCTCGACGAAGCCGAAGCCAACGCCGCCACCGACCGCCCCAACGCCGCCGACCTCGCCGAACTGCGGGACCGCTACGAGCAACTGCGACGCACACCGCTGGCGCAGCGCCGCGAGGACACCAAGCGGCTGGCCTGGCGGGCCGCCGCCTGCCACCACTACAGCGCGGTACTGGACCTTTTGCGACTGCTGCCGATGGAACGCGACTTCAACGACCGCGCCGCCACCGCGGAACGAGCACTGTGGATCGCACTGACCGGCGTCGACGGCGACCCCTGGTAG